The stretch of DNA CAACGCTATTCGTTTGAGGATGACTCCCTTCAAAAATATGTAGATTCACATATAATGTCATCGAAATGCATGGAAATTATAAAAAGCGAAATATCTATGAGAGATTCATTTTTCTTAAATTCTGCAGATATTATATTTGAAGAATCTCTCACTCTCGATTTAGGAAACAAGATTTGTACTTTGGAAACTATTAAAAGTACGCATACTGAAGATTCCACTATTATTTATGTTCCTGACGATAACGTCCTTTTTTTAGGTGATAGCGCTTATGGAAAAACAACAAATTCTTTATTTCACTACAAGCAATCGCTTCTATTGCCAATGATCAAAGACATTCTAAAATATGATGCTCATTATTTCGTACTCGGACATGAATCTCTATGTGATTTAGATGAGATGAACGTATATTGGGAGGAACTTATCGCTACTAGCAAGGCCACAGATTCGACATCAATAGATAAGGCGATGAAACAGTTTGAAGCGGCGCCTCTCTCAAACCCCCATCCCTAAACCGTCGCTGTCAAAAGAATCGCCAAGCCGTTAAAAAGTCCATGAATAATCATCGCAGGATATATGGACTGTGTTTTTTCATACGTCCAGGCAAAAATCAGTCCCGATAAAAACGTATATGGCAAGGAATTGAATGTCGGAATATGAACGAGCATGAAAATGAATGAGCTCATTAACATCCCCGCTAACAGTCCATACTTCGTTCTAATCCATCGATACAGAAAACCACGATAAAAAATTTCCTCGTAAATGGGCGAAATAATTGCAGCTGATACAAAAGCAATCACGATATTCATCGTAGTTAATCGAGTTTGTAAGCTGTCTGTCTTGCTGTTGTCCGTCCCCATATTGAATATCCATTCCACGATAACACTTAGCAGAATGCTGCCGATAATTAGAACCATGGTCCATCCGATAAGAGGTCCCCAATAAGATGTTGAAAATCGCTGAAAACCTACTTCCTTCCAAGAAAGGCTCTTTGGCCTTATCGCAATAAAATACACGCCAAGGGTAAAGATAATCGACATAATCAATCCGATCAATGTTCCCGAATATAATTCGTTTTGAAAAACTTCGGTTAAATAGTTCATCAACAGGTATTCAATAAAGAATGGGATGAGTACCAGAACCAACGTCAAGAGCATGAATAATTCCTTCCATGACCATGCGCTTTGATTAAAATAAGAATTTTCACTTTTCATGAATCATCACTTCCTTTTTTATGCTATATTAAGTGTAATTGGTGACGTTGCGTAACCTGCAACAATTATTTTTGGAGGGATTAGAGTGAATTTTTATTCCACAGGGGAAGTTGCTAAAATGCTGGGTGTTTCGGTGCGATCATTACGGTATTATGATCAAATCGGATTAATCAGCCCAAATAAGAAAGATGAGTATGGTAAACGATTTTATAGCGATGACGATATAGTAACACTGAAGAAAATAACGATATTAAAAATGTCGAACTTATCTCTAGATAATATTAAGAAAATACTTTCCGAGATTACGATTGAGCAGTTACTTTATGTACATCGAGATTACTTACAGCAGAAAATAGAGGAGCTTCACGCATCCGTCCATCATACTACCGCCCTTCTCCATAGCATGAAGCTGGAGGGTGATTTAAAGTGGGAGCAATTAATTCCTTTGATACAAGAAGCACAAACGAAGCATCCTACCGATGCGGATTGGAATCAGTTTTTAGATGATCAAGAACAGGAGACCTTAAAGGAAAAGCTTCCAAAGTTAGAACAAGATGGTCCTCAAGTAAAGCAGTGGATTAATCTGATTAGAAGAATAGAACTATGTTTGAAACGGGGAGATACCCCAGCGTCTGAGGAAGGTCAGATTATTGCAGAAGATACGTTGATATTATCGGATGAATTATTCGCAGGCAATGAAGAACTAGGTGAGAAATTTTTTGAAATACGTAAGTCACCTGAGAAGTCACAAGAAATGAACCTCTATCCGGTCAAAGAAGAGGTAATGCATTTTTTGGAAGCAGCGATACACGTCTTTACCACCAATGAATCGAAACAAAGGGGAACCACTGTTTCATAAAGACGACTCTCAAACTGCTTCCTATTCGCTGTTTGATTAGAAATCGAACACGACATTAGTTATCCAAAGAAAGAAGCGCATCCAGCTCCATCAATGCCTGAGTCCATTTATCTCTTGCTTGATTCCTTTTCGTAACGGTACAAAGAGATGCGATTATTTCACGCAAAACGACTTGCGTTACATTTGGTTGCGTCTCTTTGAACTCTAGGATTATTTCTGAGTGGAGCGTTTTGTCTGGTGACATGGGCCCTTCATAATTCCAGCTTTTTTCGATACGTGTATATGGCTCAATAACCTTATATTCTCCAGACTCCGTATGCGTTCCAGGTAATTCCACAACTTGATTGGTAGCAAATCGAAAGCGCCCTCCTACGCGTACATCCATTTCCATTTCGGTGAGCCCGAATAAGTTCTTGAGTACATGAGGAGATGTCCACGCATGAAATAACCTTTCTGGTTTGTACGGATATTCCCTATTGACCTCGATAGTATAGGTATCATTCACTTCGAGCCAAGATATTAGTTCCCATGTATATCCCTCTGGATCTTTAAAAAGGCCTGTGTAGCCCCAATCATCTGCGGTACCCTCATTCATCACGATGCCGCCAGCCTTGGATACACGTGACAGAATGGCATTCACTTCCTCCGTATCTTTAGCAGTGTGACTGAAAATAACACTAGAAACATGTACATCTTCTACATGCTGCTCTGTCATCTGGGCAAATAGGGGGTGAAGGTAGATGAGAATACAGGATATCATCGAAGGCAAAAAAGAATGGCGAGCACACAAAGCGCGTGTAAAAGCACTTCCAAAAGATTATCAAATTGTGTATAAAGAAATTCAAAAATACCTCTTTAAAGTCGGCCCTGTTGAGCTAACCGATGGAATTGGTTTGCTGTCAGGGATTATTGATCTTTTTGAAAAAGGTGCTCATATGGGCAAAGACGTGCTTGAAGTGACAGGAGAAGACGTAGCTGCGTTCTGCGACGAACTAATCAAAGATTCAAAAACGTACGCGGATCTCTATCAGGAATCGGTTAACCAGACAGTGAATGAAGCGATGAAAGAAGATTAGTAATATATTTTCCATATATAAATAATTCCATAAATTGCCGAATTCCTTTGTTTGATTCGATCATTCGGGTAATATTTCATTTCCATTGTTTTTAAATATCCTGTAAGAATAAAATAGTGGTTGGGGAAAATGTATTGATGCAATGAATACTTCCGAATGAATGTGTAGAAAGACTGCGCAAGCAATAACTACGCTTATCCTTTGGCGGGCTGGGGGGCCTTCCCTTCGTTGGCTCATGAGCAGCATTGCCACTATCCACTGTCATTAAAAAAGGAATTGCCATCTGCAAAGAAGAAAACAGCATTCAGCTTATGGGGCATCTGTATCTTCGTTTGGCAAAATCACAGGAAAAATTAAATCCGGATGTAAAGCAAAAAGAAATAGCGCTAAACTATTCGAAGGCTATCTTCATTCTGAATATGGTGCAATTAACGGAAGTGGCAGAAGAAATAAAACATGAAAAGCAGGATTATTTACAGATGCTAACGCTGCAGGACTTTTTGGGGTGATTAGAGGTATTGATTTAGTAGATAAATCGGAATGATTTGCTTTTGAAACCCGCTTCAGAAATATACTCCGCTTTCCGTGGGCGGCTAAAAATAAGTTTTAACTTACTTTACATGCACAACTTCTATATCAATTCCTACAACATTACTTTTATATTTCCTTCAAAAACAAATTTTAATTCTTCAGCAAACATGATAAATTTGTTTTACACTAGATTGACCATTAAATCTCTATTACATCTGGGAGTTGATTACACTATGGTAAAAACAGTTTTAAAGGAAATTTTACTCTTTTTGTTTGGTGTTGGTTTTATATTGGGGGTAGTTCTTATAGACGGACAAACAACAGAAGACTGGAGAGATACTATTTTTAAAAGTATATTAACAGTATTTCTTATTCAATTAATGCTCTTTATAGTAAAAAGAAAATATAAAACCACCATATAGAAAGGTAATCACATATAGTTAATCTTATAGCGCAAGAGATTGTTGTATTAGTTTTTCACCTCCCCTTTCACAAGAATTTTATTATTAAAATGTGAAACTAAACTATATTGATATCGTAACTATATTTAGAATGTTTAGGAAGTTTTTTAATTTTCCAGAACGAAAATGGAGAAGCGAAAGGTGTTGAGTCTAAGGTGAACGATAGTATGAAATGTCCTGAATGCAGTAATGAGGTTAAGCAAGGGTATATTTTTTCTTCCCGACGTATTTGTTGGTCAGATTCAGCTGATTCAGCCTTCTCTACTTATGGAAGTGAAGAATTAACCAAAGATGCATTTTTTAAAGTAGGCAAAATCCCTGCGTTGAGATGTGAAAAATGTAATATAGTTATTTTTAAATACAATTGAACGATATTAATTAAGTTATTATCAGAGTTAGAGGTGAATGATCTTGAGTAATGAAAATACCACAAAATTAGAAAAGTGGCGTGCAAAATATGGAGCGTTAGCGATTGCGTTAAGTTGTTTATGCACTATGATTTCGATTTGGGAAAGCAATTGGTTTCTGACAGGTTTTTTAGGATTAGGTGTATTCGTCTGTGGGTCGATAGGAATTTTTGATATAAAGCGATCTATGGCGGAAAAACATTAAAGCAGGTTTATCCATACACACATAACAATACGAACGGATACGAATTAGCACAAAGTATCTCAAAAATAAATCTTCATACTAGATAAAACATCATCTATCCTCCACTTAAGAAAATAGCAGCCTACAAAACCGTAGGCTGCTACCCTTTGTTTCTTTTCTTCACCCTTTGCTGTTCAATGGAAAAGAAACATAAAGGTCACTTAAATAAAAATCTACACGATAATGAAGTGAAACGTAATTATCTCTTCCTTTTCCGCTCTAAAAGTATAGGTGTTATATTCAGTAAGATAAAAGCAATTGTCAAAAACCACAACGCCCTTTCCATACCAGGTACTACATCCATTAAAGCTGACCAATCTTCCGCATCTACCCAATCAGAGACGAGGCTGTATTCCGCACAAAGCGTTAGTGTTGTAAATGATAATCCCAGTGCCATCGCAAGCTTATAATCTTTTCCTATTGAATACAAATACAGATTTAGAAAAGTTATTACGATGGCAATGCCAACTAATATGACCCACATAGCTATACCTCCACATATGGTTTGTATTCTTTTTCAAACATTCATTATCTTTAGTCTCATCGTATGAATCCCCTTAGTCGCAGTATACCATAATTACAACCTATCTCACCCAGCATCCCCAAACCAATCAAATTCCTTCTCAAACAGCAACTCGACTGTTCCGGTGGGTCCATTCCGCATATAATCCTTGAATGCATTTAGCTGCTTAATATAGTTCATCTTTATTTCGCTCCTTATCTTC from Oceanobacillus iheyensis HTE831 encodes:
- a CDS encoding MBL fold metallo-hydrolase, giving the protein MLNKINSSIYYLSNDDAKERPTIGLVCGDKYSLVIDPGNSVQHAQDFLKEIANLTIPQVEYLVITHGHWDHFLGLNEFGGKIIVNSLTNQMLKNWQRYSFEDDSLQKYVDSHIMSSKCMEIIKSEISMRDSFFLNSADIIFEESLTLDLGNKICTLETIKSTHTEDSTIIYVPDDNVLFLGDSAYGKTTNSLFHYKQSLLLPMIKDILKYDAHYFVLGHESLCDLDEMNVYWEELIATSKATDSTSIDKAMKQFEAAPLSNPHP
- a CDS encoding CPBP family intramembrane glutamic endopeptidase translates to MVLVLIPFFIEYLLMNYLTEVFQNELYSGTLIGLIMSIIFTLGVYFIAIRPKSLSWKEVGFQRFSTSYWGPLIGWTMVLIIGSILLSVIVEWIFNMGTDNSKTDSLQTRLTTMNIVIAFVSAAIISPIYEEIFYRGFLYRWIRTKYGLLAGMLMSSFIFMLVHIPTFNSLPYTFLSGLIFAWTYEKTQSIYPAMIIHGLFNGLAILLTATV
- a CDS encoding MerR family transcriptional regulator — protein: MNFYSTGEVAKMLGVSVRSLRYYDQIGLISPNKKDEYGKRFYSDDDIVTLKKITILKMSNLSLDNIKKILSEITIEQLLYVHRDYLQQKIEELHASVHHTTALLHSMKLEGDLKWEQLIPLIQEAQTKHPTDADWNQFLDDQEQETLKEKLPKLEQDGPQVKQWINLIRRIELCLKRGDTPASEEGQIIAEDTLILSDELFAGNEELGEKFFEIRKSPEKSQEMNLYPVKEEVMHFLEAAIHVFTTNESKQRGTTVS
- a CDS encoding SRPBCC domain-containing protein; this encodes MTEQHVEDVHVSSVIFSHTAKDTEEVNAILSRVSKAGGIVMNEGTADDWGYTGLFKDPEGYTWELISWLEVNDTYTIEVNREYPYKPERLFHAWTSPHVLKNLFGLTEMEMDVRVGGRFRFATNQVVELPGTHTESGEYKVIEPYTRIEKSWNYEGPMSPDKTLHSEIILEFKETQPNVTQVVLREIIASLCTVTKRNQARDKWTQALMELDALLSLDN
- a CDS encoding DUF1048 domain-containing protein, which gives rise to MRIQDIIEGKKEWRAHKARVKALPKDYQIVYKEIQKYLFKVGPVELTDGIGLLSGIIDLFEKGAHMGKDVLEVTGEDVAAFCDELIKDSKTYADLYQESVNQTVNEAMKED
- a CDS encoding PF20097 family protein gives rise to the protein MKCPECSNEVKQGYIFSSRRICWSDSADSAFSTYGSEELTKDAFFKVGKIPALRCEKCNIVIFKYN